ACTGGGAGTTTAACAGAAGAAAGAATCCAGCAGATGATGGAGCAAATTAAGCCATAACAAGGGGTAATGTTTCATGAAAGAAATCAAATGTGAATGCGGTCACATCAATCCATATGGGACCGTCCTGTGTGAGGCTTGCGGCAAGGTGCTTGAGAAGGAGACGGTGGAAGAGGAGCGGAAATTGCTCGATATGAAATACGAAGGAAGCGCAAGGCGTTCCCAAACGTATAATAAGACCGTGGTTGATAAGGTGTGGACATTCTTCTCATCCGTGAAGGTTGGTGTCACATTAATCATCCTGCCGCTCATTGCCGCTTCAATCGGGACCATTTTTCCGCAGGAGGCGCTCATTCCAGGAGGCGAGCCGGCCAACACTTTTTATGAGAATGAGTACGGAACCATCGGGAAAATTTATTATGAATTAGGACTACATAACTTATACAGCTCTTGGTGGTTTTTGCTGCTGGTTTCCCTGCTTGGTGTGTCGCTCGTGATCGCGAGCTTAGACAGATTCATTCCTTTATACCGGGCGCTTAAAAAGCAGCGTGTCACAAGGCACCCGCAGTTCATGAAGAGACAGCGCATTTTCGGCCATTCGAGAGAATCCGTTGAAAGCAGCTATGAATTAATTAAAGAAAGACTTAAAGCCAAGCGGTACAAAATCCGGGAAGAGAACGGGAACATCCTTGCTGAGAAGAATCGGTTCTCACGCTGGGGTCCTTATGTCAATCACATTGGACTGATTATCTTCCTCATCGGGGGAATGCTCCGCTTTGTGCCGGGTATGTATGTGAATGAGTATATGCGGATACCTGAAGGGGAAACAATCGCCGTACCGGGTACGGGCGGAGAATATTATGTGAAAAACAATCAATTTATCATTGAAACCTATGATAAAGAAGAGGATGCTCAATTTGAATCAGCGCTTGAGAGAACAGGCACAGTCGTAAGTAATTACCAGACTGATGCGACTCTTTACAAGCATGTTGGCGAAACGATTCCGGGGGAGGAACCGACGCTTGAGAAGGTGAAGGATTTTCCAATCATCGTTAATGAGCCGCTAAAGTTTGAATCATTTGCCCTCTATCAGACCTCTTATGAAGAATCTTTTTCATCTATGAGCTTTACTTTCATCAATAAATCATCTGAGAAGGAATTAGGGGAATTTACGGTTGATTTAAGGAATCCAAAAGATTCCTATGACCTTGGGGATGGATATAAGCTTGAACTCACAAGCTACTTCCCGGATTTTGAATTCGGCGAGAACAATCAGCCGACGACAATATCAAGGTATCCAAATAATCCGGCCTTCATCTTTAATATGTACACACCAGATAATCCTGAGCCAGAAGTCGCCTTCATTGGCATCCGTCAAAACCTTGAACCAATGGGTGAGAATGAATATGCGATTAAGTTTGCCGGCATTGATTATCAATACTCCACTTATTTAACAGTGAGGAAGGATCTGACTTTATGGATCTTAGCTCTAGGCGGGCTGATTTTCATGATTGGCGTCGTTCAAGGAGCTTACTGGCAGCATCGCAGGATTTGGCTTCAGCAAAAGGATGGGGAAATATTGATAGCGGCCCATACGAATAAAAACTGGTATGGAATCAAGAAAGAAATAAATGAGATATTAGAAGGTACGCCAATTCCGCTTCCGGTTGATCAAACGGAAGAGGAATCTAGTCAAACTAAAGGGGGAGAAGTGAGTGGCTGAACTAAGCAGTAATTTATTGTTTGTGGCCTTTATACTTTATTTAGTTTCAACGTTCATTTTTGCCGGTTCCATAAAGGGAAAGGCAGATACAAGAAATTACAATGGGTGGGCAAAAGTTGGTATCACCGTGACCATTATTGGTTTTGCTGCTCAGGTAGGTTATTTCATCACACGCTGGATCGCTTCGGGACATGCGCCTGTCAGCAATCTGTTTGAATTTACGACATTTTTCGGAATGATGCTAGTTGCGGCATTTATCATTATCTATTTCATCTACAAAGCATCAATCCTTGGCGTCTTTACGATGCCAATCGCTCTGTTGATTATTGCCTATGCGAGCATGTTCCCGCGGGAGATTTCACCGCTCGTTCCTTCTTTGAAGAGTCACTGGCTTCAAATCCACGTGACGACAGCAGCAGCCGGCGAAGCGATTCTAGCCATCAGCTTTGCGGCAGGTCTTATTTATCTATTGAAGTTTATCGACCAGACGAAGGCTTCAAAGAGGACCTTCTGGCTTGAGGCAATCCTGTTTTTCATGATATCCACGGTCGGATTTGTGGCAGTGACGACCGGTTTTTCACTGGCAGATTATAAAGCAGACTATACATGGGTCAATAAAGACGGCGCCGAAGAAACATTATCCTATACGATGCCGGCTTTGTTTGGGCCAAATGAAGCTAAGCTGACAGCTGGAAGTGGAATGGAACCATTCATTGAGATGCCTGCTATTATCAATGCGAAGAAATTTAATACGGTGATCTGGTCTATATTAGCTGGGCTGGTGCTTTACGGAATTCTTCGTCTCATCTTGAGAAAGCGGATAGGGGCAGCCTTGCAGCCTCTTGTAAAATCAGTCAATCTGAATCTTCTTGATGAAATTGGCTATCGCTCGATTGTAATCGGGTTCCCGGTATTCACACTTGGTGCCTTGATTTTTGCCATGATTTGGGCTCAGATTGCTTGGTCGAGATTTTGGGGCTGGGATCCAAAAGAGGTTTGGGCGCTTATTACATGGCTATTTTATGCAGCCTTCCTGCATTTGCGCATTTCAAGGGGATGGCACGGGGAAAAATCAGCCTGGCTGGCTGTTGTTGGCTTTGCCATCATTATGTTTAATCTCATCGTCGTTAACCTTGTTATTGCAGGGCTCCATTCCTATGCTTAATTAAACGAATAGATGAAAGGGTCAAATCTCATTTGGATTTGGCCTTTTTTGTGTACATTCTATGAAAAATTCAGGTTCAGAAGCCGTTATTTTTAAAAAGTTCACAAAAATTGATATGATGAAACCATAAGAGATTCTAGTGAATTAGCGGAATGGTACGTATTTCTTAGAATTTTTAGTTTTATATTCCTAAACCAATATTATCAAGGTATAATGAATTTTGAGGTAACTAAGTTGTTAAGTACTGGAATAGTTTCCATGAAGGGGGTTCGGATGATGGAGGAAAGAAACATCCGATTACTTGTAGTTGATGATGAAGACCGCATTAGAAGATTGTTGAAGATGTATTTAGAGCGAGAAGATTACGTAATTGACGAGGCGGCGAATGGAAATGAAGCTTTAGAGCTGGCCTTGGCAAATGATTACGATGCGATATTGCTCGATTTAATGATGCCCGAAAAGGACGGAATAGAGGTGTGCAGAGAGCTTCGTGAGAAAAAAGCCACGCCTGTTATTATGCTGACAGCTAAGGGGGAGGAAGTGAATCGGGTCCAAGGGTTTGAAGCGGGAACAGATGATTACATTGTGAAGCCTTTCAGCCCGCGTGAGGTCGTGCTACGGGTAAAAGCCCTTTTGAGAAGAGCTTCTAAAACATCTTATTTACAAGCGGAAGGTACAACAAAGGATGTTATTGTATTTGACCACTTGACGATTGATAATGATGCCCACCGTGTACTCGCTGATGGAAAAGAGGTTGCTTTGACCCCTAAAGAGTACGAACTGCTCTACTTTTTAGCGAAAACACCAGATAAAGTTTTTGAGCGCGAGCATCTCTTGAAGGAGGTCTGGCATTATGAATTCTTTGGAGATTTGCGGACGGTGGATACCCATATTAAAAGATTAAGAGAAAAATTAAATAAAGTTTCAGAGGATGCGGCAAAAATGATTGTAACCGTATGGGGAGTCGGCTACAAGTTTGAGGTGCAAACAGACTGATGCTTTGGAAAAGTGTGGTTGGCAAGCTGTGGTTAACCATTATCATGCTATTTTCCTTTGTCCTGTTTATACTGACGGTTCTGCTGCTGGAGTTTTTTCATAATCAAAGCATGCAGGAAGCGGAGAATTCCCTCTTTAAGACAGCCAATCAGGTTGAAACCGTCTTAAGAGAGCATGAGAATTATGACGGTTTGCTGAATGTCATTTGGGAGATGATTGATGAGGATATCGGCGTCGTCGTACTCTTAGATGATGGTACGGTTTATACGAGCTTGCAGGATGCTGACAAGGCCGAAATTGAACAGCTTTTTCAAGGGGATGCGGAGCTGAAAGGTGCTTTGTCAGGTGATGAAGAAGTAAAGGAAACGACCTACTTGCCTTCTGTTTTGGAAGGAGATAATGTCACACAGGCGACAATCGTCGGCATACCGCTGAATACAAATGGGGAACAAGGGGCTATCTATGCCTTTCAATCGGTTGATTCGAGCGAAAGTACAAGTGCTTCCACGACAAAATTTATTTTAATTGCCGTTTTGGCGGGAATCATTTTGACTACGGTCTTTGCCTTCTTTTTGCTCTCGAGGGTAACGGCTCCTCTAAGAAGGCTGAAAGAGGGGGCTGTAGAGCTCTCAAAGGGCAAATTCGATATGAAGGTCCCAATCATATCCAATGATGAAATAGGAGACTTATCGCGTACGTTCAACCGAATGGCAAAACAGCTGAAGCATAATGTGAGCGCCCTGCAGGAAGAGAAAGAGAATTTATCCAATATTTTGAGCAGTATGGCTGACGGTGTCATCACCTTCAATCGGGATGGAGAAATTCTCGTCACTAATCCGCCTGCTGAAGATTTCTTAAGCTATATCCAAATGGATGAGACGAATTTGGAGGGGCCGCAAACATTCGGCCATGTGCCGGAGAGACTGTTAAGCCTGTTCCAGGAGGTAAAGGATTCAGAAACGACGAAAATTGCCGAAATCACTGTTCATGGCCATGACTGGGTCATCTTAATGAATCCGCTTTATGATGCAAAAGCGGTACGAGGAGCGGTCGCCGTTCTGCGGGATATGACAGAGGAGCGCCGGCTTGATAAGATGCGGAAGGACTTCATCGCTAACGTATCTCATGAATTGCGGACGCCAATCGCCATGATGCAAGGGTACAGTGAAGCCATCATTGATGATATTGCGGAAACACCAGAGGAGAAGAAGGATATGGCGCAAGTTATCTATGATGAGTCCTTGCGGATGGGCCGATTGGTGAATGAACTTCTAGACCTTGCGCGCATGGAAGCGGGGCATCTCTCCTTAAACAAATCCGAGGTAGAGATTGGCAGCTTCATCGAACGAATCGTGAAGAAATTCAAGGGCTTAGCGGGTGTGAAAGAAATCAGGATTTCAGCTGATATGGATCAGCCTGATGCTGTTCTTCTAATTGACCCGGATCGCATGGAGCAGGTATTTACGAATCTAGTTGATAATGCCCTTCGTCATACGCCACAAGGCGGAGAGGTTCGAATCATCCAGCGGAGCAGTACAAATGGCACTGTGTTTGAAATTAAGGATACAGGGGTTGGGATTTCTGCTGAAGAACTCCCATTCGTCTTCGAGCGCTTCTATAAGGTTGATAAGGCAAGAACAAGAGGGCGAGCCGGGACGGGCCTTGGCTTGGCAATTGTCAAAAATATCATTCATGGCCACGACGGCAAAATTGAGGTAACAAGCAAATTGGGACAAGGAACGACATTCACCTTCTTCCTCCCAGAGAAAAAGTAGGAATTCGTGTTTTATGGGGGATGGCGGAGAATAATCTTGTTACATGGGAAACTTACAAACCATCTCATTGATAGGATATGATATGACCAATCGGGACCTTCACTTATTGTTCTATATGTAAACCGGGTGAATACATATGGAAGGATGACCGTATAAGTGGAGGGTACTTGGATGGTAAGCTATGCGAAGCGTTTTCTGATTGTGTTTGTGTTAGCTATTTGTATTGGACTCTTGTTTTTTGCCGGCAGGCAATCACAAGAAACCTTATCTCATATGCCTGTGCCTGCTTTAGCGAATGAAACAGGAAAAGCCAGTTCAACTATGTTGAACTGGCTTTTATTCATTTGATACGCTTAATAAGCTGGCAATTCAATGCCCTGTACAATGGAAAGATCGGGGCTTGATGCAAGATCGGATAGCGCATCCTCTGGAATTTCCTCATCAAACGTCAGTACCATGATGGCCTCACCGCCAGCCTCCTTACGGCCAACCTGCATGGTAGCGATATTAAGGTTCATATCTCCAAGCTTCTTGCCGACAACACCGATGACACCAGGACGGTCATGATGCTGGATATAAAGAATATGTCCTTCCGGATAGAAGTCAATTTTGAAATCATTGATGGCAAAAATTCGTGGTCCATATTCCTTGATGTAGGTCGCCTTCACTTCCATCGTTTTCGTTTCTCCCACAATCTTAACGGTCACGCTTGAAGAGTAGCCATGAGCTTCATTAGAGATCTTCTCTCCAATCGTGATGGACCGCTCCTTAGCGTAGAGAAGGGCATTTACCTCATTCACATTGACATCAACACGGCCTT
This DNA window, taken from Pradoshia eiseniae, encodes the following:
- the ccsB gene encoding c-type cytochrome biogenesis protein CcsB, producing the protein MAELSSNLLFVAFILYLVSTFIFAGSIKGKADTRNYNGWAKVGITVTIIGFAAQVGYFITRWIASGHAPVSNLFEFTTFFGMMLVAAFIIIYFIYKASILGVFTMPIALLIIAYASMFPREISPLVPSLKSHWLQIHVTTAAAGEAILAISFAAGLIYLLKFIDQTKASKRTFWLEAILFFMISTVGFVAVTTGFSLADYKADYTWVNKDGAEETLSYTMPALFGPNEAKLTAGSGMEPFIEMPAIINAKKFNTVIWSILAGLVLYGILRLILRKRIGAALQPLVKSVNLNLLDEIGYRSIVIGFPVFTLGALIFAMIWAQIAWSRFWGWDPKEVWALITWLFYAAFLHLRISRGWHGEKSAWLAVVGFAIIMFNLIVVNLVIAGLHSYA
- a CDS encoding ATP-binding protein, coding for MMLWKSVVGKLWLTIIMLFSFVLFILTVLLLEFFHNQSMQEAENSLFKTANQVETVLREHENYDGLLNVIWEMIDEDIGVVVLLDDGTVYTSLQDADKAEIEQLFQGDAELKGALSGDEEVKETTYLPSVLEGDNVTQATIVGIPLNTNGEQGAIYAFQSVDSSESTSASTTKFILIAVLAGIILTTVFAFFLLSRVTAPLRRLKEGAVELSKGKFDMKVPIISNDEIGDLSRTFNRMAKQLKHNVSALQEEKENLSNILSSMADGVITFNRDGEILVTNPPAEDFLSYIQMDETNLEGPQTFGHVPERLLSLFQEVKDSETTKIAEITVHGHDWVILMNPLYDAKAVRGAVAVLRDMTEERRLDKMRKDFIANVSHELRTPIAMMQGYSEAIIDDIAETPEEKKDMAQVIYDESLRMGRLVNELLDLARMEAGHLSLNKSEVEIGSFIERIVKKFKGLAGVKEIRISADMDQPDAVLLIDPDRMEQVFTNLVDNALRHTPQGGEVRIIQRSSTNGTVFEIKDTGVGISAEELPFVFERFYKVDKARTRGRAGTGLGLAIVKNIIHGHDGKIEVTSKLGQGTTFTFFLPEKK
- a CDS encoding response regulator transcription factor; this translates as MMEERNIRLLVVDDEDRIRRLLKMYLEREDYVIDEAANGNEALELALANDYDAILLDLMMPEKDGIEVCRELREKKATPVIMLTAKGEEVNRVQGFEAGTDDYIVKPFSPREVVLRVKALLRRASKTSYLQAEGTTKDVIVFDHLTIDNDAHRVLADGKEVALTPKEYELLYFLAKTPDKVFEREHLLKEVWHYEFFGDLRTVDTHIKRLREKLNKVSEDAAKMIVTVWGVGYKFEVQTD
- the resB gene encoding cytochrome c biogenesis protein ResB — encoded protein: MKEIKCECGHINPYGTVLCEACGKVLEKETVEEERKLLDMKYEGSARRSQTYNKTVVDKVWTFFSSVKVGVTLIILPLIAASIGTIFPQEALIPGGEPANTFYENEYGTIGKIYYELGLHNLYSSWWFLLLVSLLGVSLVIASLDRFIPLYRALKKQRVTRHPQFMKRQRIFGHSRESVESSYELIKERLKAKRYKIREENGNILAEKNRFSRWGPYVNHIGLIIFLIGGMLRFVPGMYVNEYMRIPEGETIAVPGTGGEYYVKNNQFIIETYDKEEDAQFESALERTGTVVSNYQTDATLYKHVGETIPGEEPTLEKVKDFPIIVNEPLKFESFALYQTSYEESFSSMSFTFINKSSEKELGEFTVDLRNPKDSYDLGDGYKLELTSYFPDFEFGENNQPTTISRYPNNPAFIFNMYTPDNPEPEVAFIGIRQNLEPMGENEYAIKFAGIDYQYSTYLTVRKDLTLWILALGGLIFMIGVVQGAYWQHRRIWLQQKDGEILIAAHTNKNWYGIKKEINEILEGTPIPLPVDQTEEESSQTKGGEVSG